In Acidobacteriota bacterium, the genomic window TTTCTCGTCCGATCCATTCCGGAAGGTCGTTTCCATCGTCAGGATGCGCACCTGCCTGGGAATGACTGAAGCCCACCTCATAGTTCACCCTCCGTCTTTTTGAAGGGAGGTTTCTCTTTTCCCCAGCCCAGCCGGGGGAAGCGGTCGGGGTCTTCAAGTGGGGATGGTTTTTTAACTTTCCAGTCTGGCTGAAGGCGGAGGAAGTTATAGACCAGCTCCAAGCCATATTCAGAGAGGAAGGATTCGGGATGGAACTGAACGCCGTAGATGGGAAGATGGCGATGCTTAATTCCCATAATCACATCGTCTTCCGACTGGGCTAACGGTATGAGATCAGGAGAACGGATCAGGATCTTAAGCGAGTGGTAGCGCGCGGCAAAGAAAGGCGAGGGGATACCGGAGAAGATCCCTTCGCCGGTGTGGTGGATTTTCGAGCGCTTGCCGTGAATGGGCAGGGGGGCTTTGACCGTTTCCCCGCCGAACACCTCATTGATGACCTGCATCCCAAGGCATACCCCTAATATCGGAATGGTATCCCCGAAATGGCGGACGACCTCCTTGCTGATCCCGGATTGGGCTGGTGTGCAAGGACCGGGGGAAAGGGTAATCCAATGAGGCTTCAATTCCTCGATTTCCTTTATGCGGATTTCGTCGTTCCTATAGACCAATACCTCGATATCGAATTCGAGGAAGAGTTGGGCTAAGTTGTAGGTGAAGGAATCGTAATTATCGATGATAAGAAGACGCATTGCCTCCTTCTATTTCTCGGAACCCTTTACCTCTTTAAGAAAAGCTATCTTAGCTTTGGGGAGGAGACGATCATCCCATCAGAAAGGACGATATCATCCGCTGTTCCCTCTTGTCCATCCTTTCCCGGGGCAACTATTCGGTAGCTTCTGCCGTTGGAGTGGTAGGAGAAGGGGTTTCCCCAGGCATCTCGCTCGGGGAGAAGGACGAGGTAGTTTGGGGAGAGAGCGGACTTGAGCACCCCCACCCCCTCGCCGACGGGGTAGCTTCCGGTATCCGCCTGGTAAGAGGAAAGCGCATCGGCGATCGCCTTCAGGTCGTCCTTCGTTCTGTCGATCTTCCCCTTATCCAGGGCGCCGAGAAGGATCTGAGGGTAGGTCTTTTCCTTCTCCTCCTTCTTGCAGGCAGGAAGAAGAAGGGAAAGGACGATGAAAGCAAGGATGAGTTTTTTCATTTTCTCTCTCCTACTCCTCCTTGGGCGGAGGGTGGAATTATGAGCCGCGGCTCTTTTTTCTCCGCCTCTTTTCTCTTTTTTACCGCAAGCTCTATGCTTCGTTTAACCAAGGTCAGGGCAAAGGGGATGAATTTGATCTCGTGAGATGAGAAGGCGTGCGCGGTGGCGAGGGCTATTTCCGCCTCGAGCTTCATCCCCTTCTGGTAGAGGAAGTAGCCCATCTCGATAAGCCTTCTCTTATATAATTCCTTTTTCTCTTCGGTGAAGTACCGCTCCGCCTCTTCGAGGAATATCTTATTCCTCCGTTCCTCCCGCTGGATGTCTGAGAGGATGAGGGGGCTTTCCTCAGCGGTGGCGAATCTTTCCACCCCCTCTTTTATCTCCTCCTCAGGGATAAACCAGCCAATTATACCGGGAAGCTGGAACAGTCTATCTCCCTGTTCAAACAGCGCCTCTCGGGCTGCGATATCTTCCTCGGGTATAAATTGATAGATAAGCGGTTTTTCGAACCTTTCTCTGGGTTCCCCGATCCAGTTGCGCCAGCTTACAAATTCGGCTGGGGGTTTCCCCCCTCCTTTCTCGTTTAACCCTGCGTATTCGCCAAGGAGGGTCCTGATGTAGTCCGCCGGGGCTTCTACCATCTGGATCCCTTTTGTCTCCTCCGCCCGCCTGATCGAGCTCATTAATTCCTCATAGGGAACGCTATGGGTGATGAAGCGGAGGATGCCCTTCGTGTCCGAGGCGATTATCTGGAAGAAACGAACCTCGCCCCTTCCCTTCGGCATAACGAGGACCAAGAGTCGCTCGCCTAAGGAATCGATGGGGGAAAGGTATCCCTCCTCTTCCTCCTTTCTTTTTTCTCCAGGCGTTTCCCGAGAAGGTGGCTCTACTCCTTTGCTCTTTAGTTGGTGGATCGCTTTTCTTATCTTCTTTATCCGCTCCTTGTCGCTGGTTCTTTCGAGTTCAGAGAGAAGAAGGGAGAGTGAAGCAGGGGTTTCGATCTTTCCCAGGGCGTCGATGATTGCTCCATCGAGTTCAGCCCTTTCCCCAAGGAGTAGAGGGAAAAAGGCGATCGCCTTCTCAGGAAGAAGGGCAAGATCAGCAATTAAAGAGAGCTTCACATCTAAAGGGAGCTCCTTAACCCGGGAGGAAAGCGATGAAAGGTCCGCCTCCTCGTCTTTTATGAGGGAGAAAAGCTTCATCCCCTCCCTGATGGCGGAAGAAACCCCCGGTTCGAGCTTTGCCCCGACTGCTTCCGCTATTTCCACCGCCTTGAGCCTTAGAGAGAGGGGAAGAGCGGAATTCTCCGCAACGAGTTTTGCTATCTTCCCAAGATCTGGATCATCAAGCCTTTCAACAAGCGTTAATATGTGAGCGATATCCTCCTTCTTCTCAATCTTCTTCTTTATCGCCTGCGCAATCTCCTTTTTCCGGTCCTTGATCGAGGGAAGGAGGGAGGCTAATGCCTCCTCATCCTTCCCCTTGATTGCTTCAAGCGTTTCGGAAAGAAGTTTTGCCGGTTTTATCCTCTCCTTTGACATCTTCTCCCTAATGAATGGTGTAGCTCATCCCAATGCTGAAATGGAACCCGGGAGCAGGTGTAAGGTAAGGGGTTGTTCCTATATAGATGCCACGGGTTTCGTACTTCTGGTTAAGAATGTTTGAGAGGCGAAGGAAGAGCTCGCCATCTTTCAGTCGATAGGAGACCTTAGCGTTAAGCAGCTGATAAGATGGGAGCTCGGGAAGGAGGTTCTCCTCATCTCCGCTAAGAGGAGCGGATGAGACGAAGAGTCCCTCAAGATAAGCCTTCACCCTTTCCCCGAGTGAGAGATCAAGCCCCAGGGACATCTTGTGCCGTGGCACTAAGGGTATCCTGTTTCCCGCGTTTTCCCCAGCACGAAACCGGGCATCGGTATAGCTGTAGCTTGCATATCCGCTGACCGAGTCCGTTAACCGTCCCCTAAGTTCCATCTCGACACCCTGCCTCCTGCTTTTTCCTACATTCTCGTTCCTTCCCCCGCGGAAGGAGTCGAAGACAAATACTATCTCATTCTCCATATCCATTCTATACCAACAGAGGTATCCCTTCAACCCTTTGCCAGAGCGGAACTTTATCCCCGTCTCGTAAGAGAGGGCGGTGGTGGGGACGAGATCGGGGTTCGAGCCGAAGGTGGGGTAAGCGAACATCTGAATGACCGTTGGGGTGAGGAAGGCTTCCCCGATGTTTCCATAGAGGGCGAACTTGGGGTTGAGCTGGTAGCTTCCTCCAAAACGGATGGTCCCTTTGGCGAATGTTTTGTCGTTGTTGTTTTGCGGAAGGACGAGATCGTGATAGTGGAAGCTCTTCCTGTCGTATCTTGCCCCGAGGGTAAGTAGAAGCCTCGATATCGGCTCAAACCTATCTTCGATGAAGTAGCCCTCTACCCGCTGGTCGGTCGAGTTCTCCGAAACGAGGTAAGGGTTTTCTCCCTGGGCGTTGGTAGTATATCCCTTGGCGCCGAAGGTATGACTGGTGAGCTCGATGCCCAAAATAGCAGTATTTGCCCTGCCCAAAAGGTCCCCGTTCCAGGTTAATTCCGCCACCACTCCTTTGCTTTTTGCCTTGCTTTCGGTTAAGAAGCCACCGTATAAAGCTGCCATCCTCCCGGTAGTGAGGGTGTCGATATCCTGGCTCCTCCTGAAGACATTGGCGTTTAAGAAGAGACCGGGGGAGAACCTCCGCTTGATTGAAACCGAGATAAGGTTGCCATCTTCGAAGTTCCTGTCCACCAGATTGAAGGGAGCCTGTTTTCTATCCTGTTCGAGCTCCTCCTCGGTGAGCGCCCCGGGGTTTCCCAGCCGATTGTTGCTATAGCTTGCTATGAACTCGATGTCTGTCTTGTCGTCTGGTTTATACCCCATCTTTCCAAATAGGTTCTTCATCTTTAGGTAGCCGTTTTGCCGGAAGCCATCAGACCTTCTGTATTTTCCCAAACCGAAGAAGGAGAACTTCCCCAGGCTTCCGCCACCCTTTACCACATAGCGCTGGGAGTGGTAGCTTCCGTAATCGAAGCTTAGGTCGAGCCTCGGCTCTTTACCACCACTTTCGGTGATGAAGTTCACCCTTCCCGCCATCGCTCCATCGCCGTAAAGGGAGGAAGCGCTTCCCCTTATCACCTCCACCCGGCTTATCGCCTCCAGGGGGATGAGTTCGAGGTTCACCCGGTTGTCGTCCGGCTCGTTTATCCTCACCCCGTCGAACGCCACTGCCAAGGCGTTTCCCTCGGCGAATCCGCGGAGGGAGACCGTCCCCTCAACCCCGTTTCCCACATCGTCGTAGACGAGAAAGCCAGGAAGGGAGTAGAATATATCCTGAGGGATGGTTGCCCCCGAGGTGGTGATCTTGGAGCGGGTGATGATGCTCACGCTCGCCGGCAGGGTAAAGGGGTCTATCCCCTCTGCGGGAAGCCGGCTGGCGGTGATCACTATCTGCTCCTTGTAAACCAGCTTCGGGGGCTTCTTCTTTTCCTTTGTCTCCTGTTGTCCTCCCAGAGTGGGTGTTGCTATAAGGGAGAGAACGAGGATCGAGACTAAATACTTGAGCTTTTTGCCTATCATACTTCTACCTCCTTTTTGGTTTATTTCCTCTTTGTTTCTTCAAGCCATCTTTGGGGAATACCACGATTGCCCCGGTTTCCCCCTCCTTTTTCACCGAAAGAGGGAAGTGGTAAATCTCGCTTAGGTTCTCCTCGGATAGGACCTCAACCGGGGTGCCGAAGGCACGCCTCCCGCACCGGTTTAGGAGAAGTAGTTTATCGGCATAAAGCGATACGAGGTTGACATTGTGGCTGGTTAGGATAACGGTGAGGTTCTCCTTCTGATTGAGCTCGCTTAGCAGGTTGAAGAACTCGTACTCGTGCTTGAGATCGAGCTCGGCGGTTGGCTCATCGAGGAGGAGGACCTTTGGCTCCTGAGCGAGTGCTCGAGCGAGAAGAACCCGTTTCTTCTCCCCTGCACTCAGGGTGGTTATCATCCGCTCTGCCAGATGGAGGGCATCCACCCGAGATAGCGCCGATTTCGCTATCATAAGGTCGTTCCTCCCGGCGAACCGCCACCAGCCTAAATGCGGTGCCCGTCCCTGAAGGACGATGTCCATCACCTTGAAATCGAAGTAAAAGCTCACCTCTTCGGGAAGGTAAGAGAGCCTTCTCGCTATCTCCCTCCGTCCGAGGTTGGCGATGTCCTCCCCGAAGAGAAGTACTTCGCCCGCTTCCGGCTTTAGGGTCCCGGCGATGAGCTTGAGGAGGGTGGATTTCCCCGCTCCGTTCGGTCCTATTATTCCCAGAAACTCGCCCCGCTCAGCGGAGAAGGAAAGGGATTGGAGGATCTTCTTTTTCCCGAAAGAAAAGGATAATCCTCTTACCTCAATCGCCGAGCTCATCCCTAAGCCTCCTCAGGAGAAGAAAGATAAAGAAGGGTCCTCCTACCCCAGCGGTTATTACCCCCACGGGTAGTTCGGTTGGCGCCATCACGCTCCGAGCCAAGGTGTCTGAGAGGATGAGGAAGATCGCCCCGGCTATCGCCGATAAGGGGAAGCCTATCCTGGTATCCGCCCCGGCGAGATAGCGGACGATGTTTGGGATGATGAGACCGACGAATCCTATCGCCCCGGCAAGCGATACGGAGAAACCGGTAAGGAGGGAGGCGAGGAGGAAAGATATCTTCTTTATCCGTTCCACATCGACGCCAAGGGAAAGGGCGCTCTCCTCCCCCACCATCATCAGGGACAGGGGGCGGGAAAGAAGGAAGACGGGGATTATGAGTAGCAAAAAGTAGGGAATGGTGGTGAGTACGGTGTCAAGGCTCTGGCTTGAGAGGTCTCCCATCATCCAGAAGAGCATCCCCTTCACTGTACTTGATGGGGAGAGGGAGAAGAGGAGCATCGCTGCTGCCGAGAAGAAGGAAGAGACTATCACCCCCGCAAGGATGAGTCGCACCGTGCTCATTCTCCCTCCCCGTTTTGCTACCAAATAGACGATGATGATGGCGATGGTACCCCCGGCAAAGGCGAAGAACTCGCTTCCGATGAGGGTTGCTCCCATACCGAGCGATATCCCGATGATGGAGCCGAGCACCGCCCCACTCGACACCCCGAGTATATAGGGATCGCCAAGCGGGTTTCTGATAAGGGATTGGTAGATCCCACCAGCGAGGGAGAGCGCTGCTCCCACCATAGCGGCAAGAAGTACCCGGGAGAGCCTTATCTCGATGACGATGACCCCGGATGTCCCCCTTGCTTCTCCATTTTTGAGAAAGGAGAGAAGGGAGGAGAAAACATCGGAGAAGGCCACCTTCACCCCGCCCAAGCCAAGGGAAAGGAGGCAGGCGAGGAAAAGAAGGAGGAGGGAACCTCCGATGAGCAAGAAGAATCTCCTCCTCTTCATCTTTTACTCCTTGTTGAAGGCTTCAGGATGGAGGATCTTCGCCATCTCTTCGATGCCGAGTACGATCCTTGGTCCTGGTCTTAGGATCAGGTCCTCGTTTAGGGAGTAAATCCTCCCTTTTCTTACCGCGGGAAGAAAACGGTATCTCTCTTTGAACCATTTCATCTCCCCTTCGGTAAGCGGGGGAAGGAAGATCACCTCGGGTTCGCTTCGCGCCAGCTCCTCAGGGCTCAGCCGAACCAGCTTCTGATCAAGGGAAGAGGTTATGCTTTCTCCACCTGCTATCCTGATCGCATCGGTGAGAAATGTTCCTTCCCCTGGTGCCATAAGAGGCTTATGCCATATGAGATATAAAACCTTGACCGGTTTCGCGCCTGCGAGCCGTTTCCTTATCCTCTCGATCCTTTCTTGGAACCTCTTTGCTTCTTTTCCCCCTTCCTTCTTTTTTCCGATGAGCGTTCCTATCAGTTCGATCTCCCTCGCTATCGAGGAAATATCGGTCGGCTTGGTTACGAATACCGGGATACCGAGGCTTTCAAGCTTAGCTATTGTCTCCATCCTGGTGCCGGCGGTAGTGGCGAAGACGATGTCGGGCGCAAGGGAAACTACCTGCTCGATGCTCGGAGAAAACCCACCCACCTTCGGCTTCGCCTTCACTTCTTCCGGGTAATTGCACATATCGCTCACCCCCACCACCAATTTGCCACCATCAACGGCGAAGAGGATTTCGGTTAGGTTGGGAGCAAGGGAGATTATCCTCTTTGGGGGGTAGGGGTATATCACCCTCCGCCCGAGTTCGTCCCTTACCTCCCTCCTTCCCCCAGCAAGGGGGATGAAGAGGAGCAAGCCGATCGTTATTAATTTAAGGTTGATCCCTTTTCTCATTTTTACAAAATTAAAGGCACCCAACCTCCCGATATTGAGGAGTGGGTGCCCTATACTCACCCAACCCTCCCTCGAAGGTTGGTGGTGTTAGCTATTGGCGGTTCCTGACTTACGGATCATCCTACTCACCGCAGCCTTCCCAGGAACCCTGGCTTTCTTCAGCCTACAGGCTCCCAGTGGCTTTTTCCCCTTTCGGGTAAGCGGCTTTCGTCCCCGAACACAGTAGCGGGGCTGTGGCGGATTCTCACCGCACTTCCCTTGTAAAAAGAGCCATCCCTACTATATCCCCTCCCTTTATCCCTGTCAAGCTGTTTCCCCATAAAAGGGGATGTTGAAAATGTTCGGGATTTTCTGTATCATAGCCTCTGTTCAATTCTTTCGGGGGTAGTTATGTTCAAGACGATAGAGTGGAAGGACGACAAGGTAATAATGCTCGATCAACGGCTTCTCCCCGGGGAGAAGGTCTATCGCACTTATGAGAAGGGGGAAGAAGTAGCTCAGGCGATAGCGGATATGGTCATCCGGGGGGCGCCGGCGATCGGGGTGGCTGCTTCCTTTGGATTAGCCCTTTTTGCTGTTCGCTTTACCGGTGATAACGAGGAAGCTTTCGCTTCCTCATTTGCCCGGATGTGTGAACTGATGAGGTCCTCCCGACCTACCGCGGTGAACCTCTTTTGGGCGGTTTCTCGGATGGAGGAGGTGTTTCGGAATAGTCGAGGAAGAGGGGTTTCCGCCATAAAGGAGGCGCTCAAGAAGGAGGCTTTCGCAGTCTATGAGGAGGATATATCGATAAATAGAAGGATGGGTAAAAACGGCGCCTCCTTGATCCCCGATGGTGCTACCGTGCTTACCCATTGTAATGCCGGGGCATTGGCTACCGCTGGCTACGGCACTGCCCTTGGCGTTATCCGCGCTGCTCGCGAGGAGGGAAAGAAGGTCTCCGTGTTTGCCGACGAGACGAGACCTTACCTCCAGGGGGCGAGGCTCACCACCTGGGAGCTCCTTGAGGACGGTTTTCCCGTCACCCTGATCACCGATAATATGGCGGGCCATTTCATCAAGAGTGGGGAGATAGACCTCATCATTGTGGGGGCGGATAGGATTGCAGCAAACGGGGATGTGGCGAATAAGATCGGAACCTACACCCTGGCAGTGCTCGCTAAGGAGAACGGTATCCCCTTTTATGTCGCTGCCCCGATATCCACTATAGACCTTTCCACCCCATCGGGCGATTCCATCCCCATCGAGGAGCGCGATCCCACCGAGGTGGTGGTGATAAACGGGAAGAGGATTGCTCCCTCCGGGGTGAATGTCCGCTACCCCGCATTTGATGTCACCCCGGCGCGATATATCTCCGCCATCATTACCGAGCAGGGGGTAGCTCGTGCTCCTTATGCGGATAGTTTAAGGAAATTGGTTGGTGCTTTGTGATGCTCGTCTTAGGTGTTGAAAGTTCCTGTGATGATACCGCAGCAGCGGTGGTTTCTGATGGGAAGAGGATACTCTCGAACATCGTCTCCTCCCAAATCTCGGCGCATCGGGAATACGGTGGGGTGGTGCCAGAGCTCGCCTCTCGCCATCATATAAGGAACATCATACCAGTTGTCTCCGAGGCACTCGATAAGGCAGAGGTTGGCCTCGAAGATATAGACGCCTTCGCCGCCACCAGGGGACCTGGCTTAATCGGCTCCCTACTCGTCGGGCTTTCATTTGTGAAGGCGGTTTCTTATGCTGTTAGGAAACCGTTTGTCGCTATAAACCACCTCGAAGCCCACATCCATTCGGTGCTCATCGAGAACGAGGGGGTGGAGTTTCCCGCCCTCGCCCTGGTTGTTTCCGGTGGTCATACCAGTCTCTTTTATCTGCCTGAGCCCTTCCGCTATCGTCTCTTAGGAAGAACGAGGGACGATGCTGCGGGCGAAGCCTTCGACAAGGTGGCGAAGCTCCTTTCCTTGGGTTATCCTGGCGGTCCCGTAATTGAGAGATTGGCGGAGGGGGCTCGAGGCGATATCCCCTTTCCCATAGCCAAAATAAGCGATGGTAGCCTCGACTTCAGCTTCTCTGGTCTTAAGACAGCGGTACTCCGCTATGTGAAGAAAGGGATGCCGGATGAGGAGCGTGATGTCTGGCTTAAGAACATAGCGGCGAGCTTTCAGGAGGCGGTTTCTACCGCTATCTGCGACAAGTTGAAGCGGGCAGCTCGTTTTTATAACCCCCGTTCGATACTTATCTCGGGGGGGGTCTCCTGTAATCGCTATTTAAGAAAGAGGATCACCTCAGCCTTCAAGGGGAAGAGGGTGAAGGTTTATTTCCCTTCGCCCGAGCTTTCCACCGATAACGGGGCTATGGTGGCTTCGCTTGCTTATTTTAAGCTTATCCGAGGGGAAGCCTCTTCCCTTTCGGTCGATGCCGATGCTGATTTAACCTTAGCACAAGGGGAGGGAGAAGGTTGATACCGGGAAAAGGAGGGACCTATATCGGGTTTGATATCGGAGGAACCAATATCCGCGGGGGGCTGGTCGACTCCCAGGGGAGGCTCAACACCCTGCTCGAAGAGAGGACGAGGAAGGAATCCCTTGAGGAGTTCTTCTCTCAGATTGGTTCTCTTTATAAAAAGCTTTGTTCCCTCGTTCTCCTCGATGGGGTAAAGGGGGTTGGCTTTGGCTTCCCCGGTTTCATCGATCTAAAGAGCACGGTGGTTGAGCGTTCGCCAAACCTGCCCATTCTTAACGGGATTAACCTAAAAGAGAAGCTTTCCTCTGAGATCGATGTCCCCTTCTTCATCGAAAACGATGCCAATGCAGCAGCTATAGCCGAGGCCCATCTTGGCTGGGGGAAAGGGGGGAAAAGCTTTTTCCTCCTCACCATCGGCACCGGCTTGGGAGGAGGCCTCGTTCTTTCGGGAAGGATCTGGCACGGTATTCGTGGTTATGCCGGGGAGATAGGCCATATAACCGTCGATCCCAATGGCTTTCCCTGTTCTTGTGGCAATCGCGGTTGCCTTGAGACAGTGGTCTCGGGAAGCGGTATTGTGAAAAGGGTAGGTTATTATCTCGATAAGGGGGAGTATTCCGCCCTTCTAAATGTTGAGGGTGAGTTGACCGCTGAGATCGTTTACCAGTATGCCAAAGAAGGGGATCCCGTTGCCCGAAAGGTGCTCGATGAGGTGGGAAGGACTTTGGGGATCGTTATCGCTAATATCCTGAACTGTCTTAATCTGGAGTTGATCGTTCTTGCGGG contains:
- a CDS encoding ROK family protein, with the protein product MIPGKGGTYIGFDIGGTNIRGGLVDSQGRLNTLLEERTRKESLEEFFSQIGSLYKKLCSLVLLDGVKGVGFGFPGFIDLKSTVVERSPNLPILNGINLKEKLSSEIDVPFFIENDANAAAIAEAHLGWGKGGKSFFLLTIGTGLGGGLVLSGRIWHGIRGYAGEIGHITVDPNGFPCSCGNRGCLETVVSGSGIVKRVGYYLDKGEYSALLNVEGELTAEIVYQYAKEGDPVARKVLDEVGRTLGIVIANILNCLNLELIVLAGKVMRAAEFLLPPALSEVEARAIPGALSSAEIKVSKLGNEVGVVGAALVAREALSQEDSR
- a CDS encoding iron ABC transporter permease; this translates as MKRRRFFLLIGGSLLLLFLACLLSLGLGGVKVAFSDVFSSLLSFLKNGEARGTSGVIVIEIRLSRVLLAAMVGAALSLAGGIYQSLIRNPLGDPYILGVSSGAVLGSIIGISLGMGATLIGSEFFAFAGGTIAIIIVYLVAKRGGRMSTVRLILAGVIVSSFFSAAAMLLFSLSPSSTVKGMLFWMMGDLSSQSLDTVLTTIPYFLLLIIPVFLLSRPLSLMMVGEESALSLGVDVERIKKISFLLASLLTGFSVSLAGAIGFVGLIIPNIVRYLAGADTRIGFPLSAIAGAIFLILSDTLARSVMAPTELPVGVITAGVGGPFFIFLLLRRLRDELGD
- a CDS encoding type II secretion system protein GspG is translated as MKKLILAFIVLSLLLPACKKEEKEKTYPQILLGALDKGKIDRTKDDLKAIADALSSYQADTGSYPVGEGVGVLKSALSPNYLVLLPERDAWGNPFSYHSNGRSYRIVAPGKDGQEGTADDIVLSDGMIVSSPKLR
- the mtnA gene encoding S-methyl-5-thioribose-1-phosphate isomerase, producing MFKTIEWKDDKVIMLDQRLLPGEKVYRTYEKGEEVAQAIADMVIRGAPAIGVAASFGLALFAVRFTGDNEEAFASSFARMCELMRSSRPTAVNLFWAVSRMEEVFRNSRGRGVSAIKEALKKEAFAVYEEDISINRRMGKNGASLIPDGATVLTHCNAGALATAGYGTALGVIRAAREEGKKVSVFADETRPYLQGARLTTWELLEDGFPVTLITDNMAGHFIKSGEIDLIIVGADRIAANGDVANKIGTYTLAVLAKENGIPFYVAAPISTIDLSTPSGDSIPIEERDPTEVVVINGKRIAPSGVNVRYPAFDVTPARYISAIITEQGVARAPYADSLRKLVGAL
- the tsaD gene encoding tRNA (adenosine(37)-N6)-threonylcarbamoyltransferase complex transferase subunit TsaD; translated protein: MLVLGVESSCDDTAAAVVSDGKRILSNIVSSQISAHREYGGVVPELASRHHIRNIIPVVSEALDKAEVGLEDIDAFAATRGPGLIGSLLVGLSFVKAVSYAVRKPFVAINHLEAHIHSVLIENEGVEFPALALVVSGGHTSLFYLPEPFRYRLLGRTRDDAAGEAFDKVAKLLSLGYPGGPVIERLAEGARGDIPFPIAKISDGSLDFSFSGLKTAVLRYVKKGMPDEERDVWLKNIAASFQEAVSTAICDKLKRAARFYNPRSILISGGVSCNRYLRKRITSAFKGKRVKVYFPSPELSTDNGAMVASLAYFKLIRGEASSLSVDADADLTLAQGEGEG
- a CDS encoding TonB-dependent receptor: MIGKKLKYLVSILVLSLIATPTLGGQQETKEKKKPPKLVYKEQIVITASRLPAEGIDPFTLPASVSIITRSKITTSGATIPQDIFYSLPGFLVYDDVGNGVEGTVSLRGFAEGNALAVAFDGVRINEPDDNRVNLELIPLEAISRVEVIRGSASSLYGDGAMAGRVNFITESGGKEPRLDLSFDYGSYHSQRYVVKGGGSLGKFSFFGLGKYRRSDGFRQNGYLKMKNLFGKMGYKPDDKTDIEFIASYSNNRLGNPGALTEEELEQDRKQAPFNLVDRNFEDGNLISVSIKRRFSPGLFLNANVFRRSQDIDTLTTGRMAALYGGFLTESKAKSKGVVAELTWNGDLLGRANTAILGIELTSHTFGAKGYTTNAQGENPYLVSENSTDQRVEGYFIEDRFEPISRLLLTLGARYDRKSFHYHDLVLPQNNNDKTFAKGTIRFGGSYQLNPKFALYGNIGEAFLTPTVIQMFAYPTFGSNPDLVPTTALSYETGIKFRSGKGLKGYLCWYRMDMENEIVFVFDSFRGGRNENVGKSRRQGVEMELRGRLTDSVSGYASYSYTDARFRAGENAGNRIPLVPRHKMSLGLDLSLGERVKAYLEGLFVSSAPLSGDEENLLPELPSYQLLNAKVSYRLKDGELFLRLSNILNQKYETRGIYIGTTPYLTPAPGFHFSIGMSYTIH
- a CDS encoding aminodeoxychorismate/anthranilate synthase component II, whose amino-acid sequence is MRLLIIDNYDSFTYNLAQLFLEFDIEVLVYRNDEIRIKEIEELKPHWITLSPGPCTPAQSGISKEVVRHFGDTIPILGVCLGMQVINEVFGGETVKAPLPIHGKRSKIHHTGEGIFSGIPSPFFAARYHSLKILIRSPDLIPLAQSEDDVIMGIKHRHLPIYGVQFHPESFLSEYGLELVYNFLRLQPDWKVKKPSPLEDPDRFPRLGWGKEKPPFKKTEGEL
- a CDS encoding cobalamin-binding protein, yielding MSIGHPLLNIGRLGAFNFVKMRKGINLKLITIGLLLFIPLAGGRREVRDELGRRVIYPYPPKRIISLAPNLTEILFAVDGGKLVVGVSDMCNYPEEVKAKPKVGGFSPSIEQVVSLAPDIVFATTAGTRMETIAKLESLGIPVFVTKPTDISSIAREIELIGTLIGKKKEGGKEAKRFQERIERIRKRLAGAKPVKVLYLIWHKPLMAPGEGTFLTDAIRIAGGESITSSLDQKLVRLSPEELARSEPEVIFLPPLTEGEMKWFKERYRFLPAVRKGRIYSLNEDLILRPGPRIVLGIEEMAKILHPEAFNKE
- a CDS encoding ABC transporter ATP-binding protein, translating into MSSAIEVRGLSFSFGKKKILQSLSFSAERGEFLGIIGPNGAGKSTLLKLIAGTLKPEAGEVLLFGEDIANLGRREIARRLSYLPEEVSFYFDFKVMDIVLQGRAPHLGWWRFAGRNDLMIAKSALSRVDALHLAERMITTLSAGEKKRVLLARALAQEPKVLLLDEPTAELDLKHEYEFFNLLSELNQKENLTVILTSHNVNLVSLYADKLLLLNRCGRRAFGTPVEVLSEENLSEIYHFPLSVKKEGETGAIVVFPKDGLKKQRGNKPKRR